Within Fusobacterium periodonticum ATCC 33693, the genomic segment TATGCAACTTGGTGGATAAGACAAGCTATAACAAGAGCTATAGCTGACCAAGGAAGAACAATAAGAATACCTGTTCATATGATAGAAACAATAAACAAGATTAAAAAAGAATCAAGAATATATTTACAAGAAACAGGAAAAGATGCTTCTCCTGAAATCTTAGCAGAAAGATTGGGAATGGAAGTTGAAAAGATAAAGGCAATTCAAGAAATGAACCAAGAGCCTATATCTCTGGAAACACCAGTTGGAAGTGAAGAAGATAGTGAATTAGGAGATTTTGTTGAGGATCAAAAGACAACAAGTCCTTATGAAGCTACCAATAGAGCAATTTTAAGAGAAGAGTTAGATGGAGTCTTAAAAACATTGAGTCCAAGAGAAGAAAAAGTTTTAAGATATAGATATGGACTTGATGACAGTTCACCTAAAACATTGGAAGAAGTTGGAAAAATCTTTAATGTAACTAGAGAAAGAATTAGACAGATAGAAGTCAAAGCTCTTAGAAAACTAAGACATCCAAGCAGAAAGAAAAAGCTTGAAGATTTTAAGGTTGACTAGTTAGGAGGGGATATTTTGAAACTTTTTAGCTTAGAAAGATATTTATTAAAGAATCCTGATATGATAGAAGAAGATTTTAAAAAGCTTTTAGTTGACATATCAGAACCTTTAGAATTACAACTTCCAGAAGATAGAAAACTTACAGATGAAGAAATTGATTATGAATACATTGATATGCTTATAACAGAAACTCTTGAAAATTTAAAAGATGATGTCTGTACTTGTGAAAAAGACTGTGGAGTACCAGATTGTTGTGGAACAAGAGTGGAAAAAAACTTAAAGAAAGTTTATCAAATAGCATTATATATGTTAAGAGATGGTATTCTTTATCAAGACTTAACTCAAGAAGGAGTAATTGGCTTAATGAAGGCTCATGAACTTTTTGAAGATGATAAAGATTTTAAACTATATAAGGATTATTATATAGCAAGGGCAATGTTTAACTATATAGAAAGCTATGCTAACTATAGAAAAGCAGCTTTTAAAGAATATGCAGAATATGAAATTCATAAAGAAAATCATCCAAAAATTTCTTTAAAAGGTAAAAGTAAATCTGAGGAATTAAAAAAATTAGAAAAAGAAAACAAAGAAAAACATATAGAAGAAATGAAACAATTAGAAAAGAGAGCAGAATATCTATTTGACTATTTAAATTTAAAATATAGATTAGCAGAAAGAGAAATACAAGCTTTAAGTCTATATTTTGGTTTAGATGGACATAAGAGAAAGAACTTTTCTGAAATACAAAATATTATGAAAGTTGATAATGATAGTTTAGATAAAATTGTAAAAGATGCACTATTTAAATTATCGGTTGTAGATGAAAAGGTTGAGTTATGATAACTAGGGATATTATAAACATATTAGAAAAGAAATTTCCTAAAGTAAATGCAGAAGAATGGGATAATGTAGGACTTCTTGTAGGAGACTATGATAAAGAAGTAAAAAAAATACAATTTTCTATAGATGCAAGTTTGGAAGTTATAGAAAATGCTATAAAAGAAAAGGTTGATATGATAATAACTCATCATCCCTTTATCTTTAAAGCGATAAAAACTATTAATGAGCAAGATATTTTATCTAAAAAAATTAGAGCATTAATAAGAAATGATATAAATATTTATTCTATTCACACTAATTTAGATTCATCTGTGTCTGGACTAAATGATTATGTACTTGAAAAATTAGGTTACACAGATTATAAGTTTCTAGACTATGATGAAGATAAAAATTGCGGTATAGGTAGAATTTTTAAATTAGATGAAGAAAAAGATTTAAAAAAATTTATTGAAGAACTTAAACTAAAGTTAGAAATTTCTAATCTAAGAGTTATAAGCAATGATTTAAATAAAAAAATAAAAAAAGTAGCTCTTATAAATGGTTCAGCCATGAGTTATTGGAGAAAAGCTAAAAAAGAAAAAATTGATCTATTCATCACTGGAGATGTGGGCTATCATGATGCACTTGATGCAAGAGAAAGTGGACTAGCTGTAATTGACTTTGGACATTATGAAAGTGAACACTTCTTCCATGAAGTTTTAATAAAAGAATTGAAAGATATAAATTTAGAATTTTTAGTTTATAACCCTGAACCAGTATTTAAGTTCTACTAAAGATATGGAGAAAGTATGAAAAAAATAATAATTACATTTTTATTTCTAATATCTTCAATATTTAGTTTTGCAAATATAAATGATAACCTTAATCTTTTAAAAGATGAAGAAAAAGTTGAAATTAATGAAAAGATTGAAGAAATAAAAAAAGAAAAAGATTTAACGGTATTTGTAAATACCTTATCTATGGATCTTGGTTTTGCTGTTTCAGATCCTG encodes:
- a CDS encoding sigma-70 family RNA polymerase sigma factor, translated to MKLFSLERYLLKNPDMIEEDFKKLLVDISEPLELQLPEDRKLTDEEIDYEYIDMLITETLENLKDDVCTCEKDCGVPDCCGTRVEKNLKKVYQIALYMLRDGILYQDLTQEGVIGLMKAHELFEDDKDFKLYKDYYIARAMFNYIESYANYRKAAFKEYAEYEIHKENHPKISLKGKSKSEELKKLEKENKEKHIEEMKQLEKRAEYLFDYLNLKYRLAEREIQALSLYFGLDGHKRKNFSEIQNIMKVDNDSLDKIVKDALFKLSVVDEKVEL
- a CDS encoding Nif3-like dinuclear metal center hexameric protein; amino-acid sequence: MITRDIINILEKKFPKVNAEEWDNVGLLVGDYDKEVKKIQFSIDASLEVIENAIKEKVDMIITHHPFIFKAIKTINEQDILSKKIRALIRNDINIYSIHTNLDSSVSGLNDYVLEKLGYTDYKFLDYDEDKNCGIGRIFKLDEEKDLKKFIEELKLKLEISNLRVISNDLNKKIKKVALINGSAMSYWRKAKKEKIDLFITGDVGYHDALDARESGLAVIDFGHYESEHFFHEVLIKELKDINLEFLVYNPEPVFKFY